CGAGCCGTTTCCTTGACCGCTCGTCGCCGCTAGGCGAGAATCGAGCGGTTCAGCATGACCGCAGAGCCCGTCGTTCGTGTCACCGGTCTCCGCAAGGCCTTCGGCGCCCATCGAGTGCTCGACGGCGTCACGCTCGACGTGCGCGGCGGTGAGGCGGTGGCGCTCCTCGGCGCGAACGGCGCCGGCAAGACGACGCTCCTGCGGATCCTGGCGACTCTCACGCGCCCCTCGCGCGGCACCGCCACCGTCCTCGGCCACGACTGCGCCGCGGCGCCCGAGCGCGTGCGGCCGCACATCGGCCTGCTCGGGCACGGTGCCTGCGTGTACGAGGACCTCACCGCCCTCGAGAACCTCAGGTTCTGGACCGCGCTCCAGGGCCTCCGGACCGACGGCGCCGCGCTCGCGGGGGCCCTCGCGGCGGTCGAGCTCGAGCGGTTCGCGGGCGAGCGCGTGCGCACGCTCTCGGCGGGCATGAAGCGCCGGCTCGCGATCGCCCGCTTGGTGCTGGCCCGCCCGCGCGTCCTCCTGCTCGACGAGCCCTTCGCGGGGCTCGACCAGCGGGCGAAGAAGTGGCTCGAGGGGTTCCTCGAGGGCCTCAAGGTGGCCGGCGCCGCGATGCTGATGGCCGGCCATAGCTTCGGCCGCGAGCTGGCCGTCGCCGACCGGATCGTCGTCCTCGCCGCGGGCGCGATCGCCCTCGACACGCCGCGCGGCGCGCTCGACGCCGACGAGATCGCGCGCCTCTACCGGCAGCACGCGGAGGAGGGCGCGTGAGCTTCGCCAGGCGCGCGTGGGTGGTCCTCTGGAAGGATCTGCTCGTCGAGCGCCGCTCGAAGGAGACGCTCAACGGGCTCGCCTTCTTCGCGCTCCTGCTGCTCTTCGTGTTCCAGTTCACCCTCGGGGCCGACCGCGAGCGGCTCGCCGCGACGCTCCCCGGCCTCCTCTGGCTGGGCTTCGTCCTCGCCGGGCTCCTCGGGCTCGGGCGCACGTTCGTGCTCGAGCGCGAGAACGATTGCTGGGACGCGCTGCTCCTCGCCCCCGGCGACAAGTCGGCGATCTACGCCGGGAAGCTCGCGGGTAACGTGCTCCTGATGCTTGCCGTCGAGGCGATGCTGCTCGGCCTCTTCACCGTCTTCTTCAACGTGGACCTCACGGCGGCGCTGCCCGCGCTGTCCGTCGTCGTAGCGCTCGGCACGCTCGGGCTCGCCGCCGTCGGCACGCTCTTCGCGGCGATGACCGCGCAGGTGCGCGCGCGCGAGCTGCTCTTCCCCGTGCTGCTGCTGCCCGTCCAGGTGCCCGTCCTGCTCGGCTCGGTCAAGGCCACCGAGGCCATCCTCCTCGGCGAGCCCCTGTCCGCCGTCGCCCACTGGCTCAAGCTCCTCGCCGCGGCCGACGTCGTGTACGTCGTGGCGGGGCTGCTCACGTTCGACTTCCTGCTCGAGTCATGACCACGGCGCTCGGGTGGCTCGCCGCGGCGGGAATCCTCGCGGGTCTCGTGATGGGCTTCGCCGTCGCGCCGCGCGAGGCGACGCAGGGCAACGTGCAGCGCATCATGTACCTGCACGTGCCGAGCGTCTGGGTCGCCTACGTCGCGTTCGCCGTCGTGTTCGCGGCCTCGATCGTATACCTGGCCCGGCGCTCGGCCGCCGCCGACCGCGTCGCGCACGCCTCGGCCGAGCTCGGCGTCCTCTTCACGGGCCTCACGATCGCGACGGGCTCGATCTGGGGCAAGCCGACGTGGGGCACCTGGTGGACGTGGGACGCGCGCCTCACGAGCGTGGCGATCCTGTTCGTGATGTACGTCGGCTATCTCCTGCTCCGCGGCACGCTCGAGGAGCCCGAGCGCGCCGCGCGCTCGGCCGCCGTCCTCGGCATCGTCGCGGCGCTCAACATCCCGCTCGTCCACTTCTCGGTCTACTGGTGGCGCACGCTGCACCAGCCGCCGTCGCTGATGAAGCCCGGCGGGAGCAGCATGCCGCGGGCGATCGTCGCCGCGCTCCTCGTGAACTTCGCGGCGTTCTCGCTCCTCTACCTCTACTTCCTCGCCAGGCGTGTGCGCGTGCTCCGGCTCGAGGCGGAGGCGGCGGCCTGATGCCGGACAACTGGGGCTTCGTCCTCGCCGCCTACGTCCTCGCCGCGGCGGTGCTCCTCGCCTACTGGCGGCGCCTCGTCCGCAAGGAACGGGCGCTTGCCACCCACCGACCGCCGCCCGCCTCGCGGAGCTCGATGGAATGAATCGTGCCATGCCGAACGCAGCCACCACGCACCTTGGCCAGGGCACGCCCCGAGTGCCTCCGGCCTCGCGGATCCCGCTACAATGACCCGGAAGGCGAAATTCGTCGCCGGCGGCGCGGTCATCGCCGCGGCGCTCGGGTACATGATCTACGCCGGCGTGACCCAGTCGGCGGTCTACTTCGTCACGCCGAGCGAGCTCGTCGCGGCGCCCGTCGTCGGCAAGGCCTACCGGCTCGGCGGGATGGTTGAGGCCGGCTCGCTCAGGTGGGAGCCGCGGGCGCTCGACCTCTCCTTCACCCTCGGCGACGGCAAGGCGACGGTGCCCGTGCGCCACAAGGGCACGCCCCCCGACCTGTTCGGCGAGGGCCGCGGCGCCGTCGTCGAGGGAAGCTGGACCGCCGACGGCTACTTCAGGGCGAGCCTCATCCTCGCCAAGCACTCCGAAGAGTACAAGGCGCCTCACGACGGCGACGGGACGAAGTACCAGGAGCTGATGCGGACCCTCAAGGGGGCGGAGCGGTGATCCCCGAGCTCGGCAGCGCGGCGGCGATCGTCGCGCTCGCCCTGGCGCTCTGGGGCGCCGCGGCCGCCGCCGCGGGCGCCGGCACCGGGCGGCCCGCGCTCGTGCTCTCGGCGCAGCACGCGGCGCTCGGCGTCTTCGTCCTCGTGACGGCGTGCTTCGCGCTCCTGAGCTACGCCTTCCTCGCCTTCGACTTCTCGGTGCGCTACGTCGCCATGAACACGAACCTCGGCACGCCGTTCTACTACCGGATCACGGGCGTGTGGGGAGCGCTCGAGGGCTCGATCATCCTGTGGACCTGGCTGCTCGCGCTCTACACGCTCGTCGTGATCCTCCGCCACCGCGAGAGCGCGCGCGAGCTCTATCCCTGGGTCCTCGCGGTGATGCTCTCGGTCATGGCCTTCTTCCTCCTCGTCATCACGGTGGCCGCGCCGCCCTTCGCGCGCCTCACCCCGGCGCCCGCCGACGGCCGCGGCCTCAACCCGCTGCTCGAGGACACGGGCATGATCACCCACCCCGTGGCGCTCTACCTGGGCTTCACGGGCGTGACGGTGCCGTTCGCCTTCGCGCTGGCCGCGCTCATCACCGGACGCGTCGGCGACACGTGGATCACGCTGACCCGGCGCTGGACCATCGTCGCGTGGTACTTCCTCTCGCTCGGGCTCCTCATCGGCGGCTGGTGGAGCTATCACGTCCTCGGCTGGGGCGGGTACTGGGCCTGGGATCCGGTGGAGAACGCCGCCTTCATGCCGTGGCTCACCGCGACCGCGTTCCTGCACTCGGTGATGGTCCAGGAGCGCCGGCGGATGCTGAAGCTCTGGAACCTCGCGCTCGTGATCCTCACGTTCGGGCTCACCCTCTTCGGCACGTTCCTCACGCGCTCGGGCGTGATCGCCTCGGTCCACGCGTTCACCCAGGGCACGATCGGCGCCTTCTTCCTCGGCTTCCTGGCGCTCGTCCTGCTCACCGCGCTCGGCCTCCTCGCGTGGCGCTGGGACGCGCTCGGCGCGCAGGGCGAGCTCGACTCGGTCGTCTCGCGCGAGTCGGCGTTCCTCCTGAACAACGTGCTGCTCGTCGCGGCCGCGTTCACCGTCTTCTTCGGCACCGTGTTTCCGCTCCTCGCCGAGGCGGTACGCGGCGTGAAGGTCTCGGTCGGCGCCCCGTTCTTCAACCAGGTCAACGTGCCGCTCTTCCTCGCGCTCATCTTCCTCATGGGCGTCGGGCCGCTCATCGCCTGGCGGCGCGCCTCGCCCGACAACCTGCGGCGGAACTTCCTCTGGCCCGTCGCGGCGGGCGTCGCGGCGGCCGCGTTCTTCTGGGCGCTCGGCGTACGGTCGGCGCTCGCCGTGCTGACCCTGACGCTCACCGTCTTCGTCGCCGCCACGATCGCCGTGGACTTCTCCCGCGCCACGCGCGCGCGCCTCCGCACGGGCGAGCGGCTCCTGCCGGCGATGGGCGGGCTCCTGCGCCGGCACAACCGCCGGTACGGCGGCTTCGTCGTCCACCTCGGCGTCCTGCTCGTCACGCTGGGCGTGACCGGCTCGCAGGCGTGGTCCGTGCAGACCGAGACGACGCTCCGGCGCGGCGAGCACGCCGAGCTTGCGGGCTACCGCGTGCGCTTCGACGGGCTCAGCGCCAGCGAGGAGTCGAACCACTTCAAGGTGGCGGGCGCGTTCACGGTCTCGAACGGGCGCGTGCTGGGCGTCCTGCGGCCCGCGAAGAAGTTCTACCCCCAGGAGCAGTCGCCGATCGCCGGCGTGGATTACCGTCTCGGGCTCCGCGAGGACGTCTACCTCGTCCTCGGCGATTTCGCGCGGGACGGCTCGCACGCGACGGTGAAGCTCCAGGTCAATCGCCTCGTCAGCTGGATCTGGATCGGCGGCGGCGTGCTCACGCTGGGGGCCGGGCTCGCGATCCTCCCGGAGCGGAAGAAGCCGGCGTGACGCCGCGGCTCCTGCGCTGGCTGATTCCGCTCTCCGCGGTGCCCGTCCTCGCCCTGCTCGCGTACGGCTTCCGCGTGAACCCGCGCGAGGCTCCGTCGCCGCTCGTCGGCCGGCCGGCGGCCGTCTTCGCGCTCCAGACCTTCGAGGGCGCGCCGCTCGCGCTCGAGGCCCAGCGCGGCAAGGTCGTCGTCCTCAACTTCTGGGCGTCGTGGTGCTACCCCGCGTGCTACGAGGAGGCGCCGGTGCTCGAGAGGAACTGGCGCGCCTATCGTGACCGCGGCGTCGTCGTGATCGGCGTGGACATCCAGGACACGCCCGAGGCGGCGCGGAAGTTCGTGCGCGACTTCAGCCTGAGCTTCCCCAACGCCCGCGACACGACCGGCCGGGTCTCGGTCGACTACGGCGTCTACGGCGTGCCGGAGACTTTCTTCATCGACCGGCGCGGCCGGATCCGCGCGAAGCACGTGGGCGGCGTCACCGACGAGACCTTCCGCACGAACGTCGAGACGCTCCTGGCGGAGCCGACGGGATGAGCGCACGGGGAGCGGCGCTCGGGCTCGCGCTCGCCCTCGCCGTCGCCGTCGCCGTCGCCGCCGGCGCGGCGGCGCAGGCGCCGACGCGCCGGGTCACCGAGCAGCAGGTCCACGACGTGGCGGCGCAGCTCCGCTGCGTCGTCTGCCAGACCCTCTCGGTGGCCGACTCGCCCTCGGAGATGGCGAGCCAGATGCGCGCGATCGTCCGCGAGCGCCTCGAGGCGGGCGAGCCACCGGAGCGGGTCGTCCAGTTCTTCGTCGACCGCTACGGCGAGTGGATCCTCCTCGCGCCGCCGCGGCGCGGGTTCACGCTGCTCGTGTGGGCGGCGCCCGTGGTCGCCGTCGCCGCCGGCCTCCTGCTGGCAGCGGTGCTCCTCGCGCGCTGGACGCGCAGGCGGCGGGCGGCGCCGGCGGCGCCCCCCGTCGTGGACCCAGCGATGCGGGAGCGGATCCGCCGCGAGCTCGAGTCCGGGCCGTGACGGCGACGCTCGTCGCGATCGTCGCGATCGGCCTGCCGGCGGTGGCCTTCACGCTCTGGCCGCTCGTCGGCCGGCGCGGGCGGACGCGCGGGCTCCTGCCGCTGCCGCCGGACCGCCGCCAGGAGCTCCTGGAGGAGAAGCGCGCCGCGCTCGCGGCGCTGCGCGAGCTCGGCTTCGAGCACGAGTCGGGGCACATCGGGGACGACGACTACGCCGGGCTGCGCGCGCGGTACGAGAGCGAGGCGGCCCGCGTCCTCACCGAGCTCGACCGTCTCGGGCCCGGCGAGCCGGCCCGGCCTCCCGTTCACGCGGACGGGCCCGCCCGGCGCTCGGCGTGGCGCCGTCCCGCCGCCCTCGGCGCGGCGGGCGTCCTGCTGCTGGCGTTCGGGATCGTGCTCGGCGCGGGCATCGCGCGCCACACCGAGCCCGACCAGGCGGTGAGCGTCGCCATGCCGGGCTCGCGCCCGCTCGCCACGCTCGGACCCGAGCCGAGCCCCGGCCCGGGCGCGCCCGGCGGGGGCGCGGCGCGCGGGCTGACGCCCGAGATGCTGCAGGGCATGCTGAGCGCGGCGCGCCAGAGCCTCTTCGCCGGACGCTACGGGGAGGCGATCGCCGCGTACCAGGCGATCCTCAAGCGCGACCCGAAGAACGTGGACGCGATGACCCACCTCGGGCTGATCGTCGCGATCGGCGGCCACGCGGACACCGCGCTCGAGACGTTCGACAAGGCGCTCGCGATCGATCCGAGCTACCCGCCCGCGCTGCTCTACCGCGGCCAGGTGCTCTACGAGGCCAAGAAGGACACGGCCGGCGCCATCAAGGCGTGGGAGAAGTTCCTCGCGGTCTCCCCGCCCGGCGAGGATCGCGAGCGCGGCGCCAGGCTGATCCAGGACGCCCGAGCCAAGCGCTGACGGGTCGGGGCGGCCCCGAACACCTCGCCCCGCCGCGTCAGCGCCCGGGGGGAACCTCGAAGGCCTTGTCGTACGAGATCGGGATCGAGATGAGCGCGTCGCCCCTGAACACGAGGAAGCGATAGGACCAGCGGATCAGCACGCGCAGGATCCGGTTCTCCTCGATCACGCGCACGTCGCGCTCGTCGAGCGTGACGCCGACGGCGGGCGTCTTCTTGAGGATGTCGTCCCTGACGCGCCCGGAGCGCTCGAACTTGTCGAGCCTCCAGCGCTCCTGCACCGTCTCCTCGACGATGTCCTTGACCTGCATGTACTGATAGGCCGCGATCGCGCCCGAATAGAAGGCGTAGACGAAGGCCAGCGCGACGAAGAGCCAGAAGATGATCTTCATGCGGTCGGCACGTACACCCAGATCTTCGCGGCCGCGCGCAACCCCAGCGTGATCGTCTGGCCGTCGCTCGCGGCCGTGATCGTCTCCGCCGGCAGCGCCACCTCGGTGATCTTGAGCCGGCGGCCCGGACGCACGTCGTGCTTCCAGAGGTGCTCGAGGAGTTTCTTGTCCGCCTCCGCCTCCTCGGTGATCCGTTCGACGACGACCGTCGTCCCCTCGCGCGCCTGGGCGAGCGGGAACGGCTCGACGCGCGTCGGCTTCGCCATGCCCGGGATCGGGTTGCCGTGCGGGCACGTCGACGGCATGCCGAGGAGCTCCGCCAGACGGTCCTCGACGCGCGGGGAGAGCGCGTGCTCGAGCCGGTGCGCCTCCTCGTGGGCATCCGTCCAGTTGAGCCCGAGCGTGTCGGTGAGCCAGCGCTCGAGGAGGCGGTGGCGGCGCGCCATCACCTCGGCGATCTGCCGGCCCTTCGTCGTGAGCGTGAGCTCCTTGCCACGGCCGACGCGGACGTAGCCGGCCCGCGTGAGGCGCTGGACCGATTCGGTCACCGCGGGGGCGGACACGGCCATGTGCTTCGCGAGTCGCGCGCCGATCACGGGCCGGCCGCTCGACGCCAGGTCGTAGATCGCCGCGAGGTAATCCTGGACCGAGGCCGTGGTGCCCGGCGCGCCGCGCTTGCCTCGTACGCTCGACGATGTCCGCATCTCAGACGTCCGACGGGTCCGCGACCCGCCCAGAGTATAGCGTCAGTCCGCGGCCGGGCCGCAAGGATTCGCTCCGCCGGGATGATATTCTGCTCCCGATGACACGGGCCGAGGCGGCGCAGCGGATCGCCGAGCTGCGCGAGCGGATCCACCACCACGACTACCTCTACTACGTCGAGGCGCGTCCGGAGGTCTCCGACGCCGAATACGACCGGCTCATGCGGGAGCTCCGCGAGCTGGAGGCGGCATTCCCCGACCTCGTCACCGACGACAGCCCGACCCAGCGCGTCGCGGGCGTGCCGACGGACGTGTTCAAGCCGGTGGAGCACCAGCTCGCGATGCTCTCGCTCGACAACGCGACCGACCCCGAGGACCTCCGCGAGTTCGAGGCGCGCCTGCAGCGCGCGCTGCCGGGCACGCGCTTCGCGTACGTGTGCGAGCCGAAGATCGACGGGCTCGGCGTCGCGCTGCTCTACGAGCGCGGTCGCTTCGTGCGCGGCGCCACCCGCGGCGACGGGCGCGTCGGCGAGGACGTCACGCCGAACCTCAAGACGATCCGCAGCATCCCGATGGTGCTCCGCGGCGCGCTCGCGGAGGTGGACCGGCTCGAGGTCCGCGGCGAGGTCTTCATGCCACGCGCCGAGTTCGCGAAGCTGAACCGGGCGCTGGAGGAGGCCGGCGAGTCGACCTTCGCGAACCCGCGCAACGCCGCGGCGGGCGCGGTCCGCCAGAAGGACCCCGCGGTCACCGCGCGGCGCCCGCTCGACATCTTCCTCTATCACGTGAGCCGCGCCGACGCGCTGGGCTTCCAGACGTACCGGGACACGCTCGAGGCGATGCGCGCCGCCGGGCTCAAGACGAACCCGCGCGCCGAGCGGCGGGAGACCCTCGACGAGGTGATCGAGTACTGCGCCCGGCTCGAGCGGGACCGCGACGCGCTCGGGTACGACGCCGACGGCGTCGTGGTCAAGGTGGACGCGCTCGACCACCAGCGCCGGCTGGGCTCGACCACACACCACCCGCGCTGGGCGATCGCGTTCAAGTTCGCGGCCCGGCAGGCCACGACGGTGGTCGAGGCGATCGAGGTCGGCGTGGGCAAGACCGGCATCCTGACGCCCGTCGCCAAGCTCCAGCCCGTCGAGCTCGCCGGCGTCGTGATCAGGAACGTCAGCCTCCACAACGAGGACGAGATCCGGAAGAAGGACGTCCGCGTCGGCGACACGGTCCTGATCGAGCGCGCCGGCGACGTGATCCCCTACGTCGTCCAGGTGGTGACCGCCAAGCGCCCCCCGGGCGCCGCGCCGTACGCGTTCCCGACGCGGTGCCCGAAGTGCGGCGGGGTCGCCTTCCGCCCCGAGGGCGAGGCGTACTGGCGCTGCATGAACAGCGCCTGCCCGGCGCAGCTGAAGGAGCGCCTCCGCCACTTCGGCTCCCGCCGGGCGATGGACATCGAGCACCTCGGCGAGCGGGTCGTCGAGCAGCTGGTGGAGAAAGGACTGGTGAGCGACTTCGCCGACCTCTACACTCTCACCGTCGCCGAGGTCAGCGAGCTCGAGCGCCAGGGCGAGAAGTCGGCCGAGAACCTGATCCGGGCGATCGCCGCGTCCCGCGACCAGGGCCTCGCACGGCTCCTGAACGCGCTCGGCATCCGCCTGGTCGGCGAGCGGGTCGCGCAGCTCCTCGCGGCGCGCTTCGGCAGCCTCGAGCGGATCGCGGCGGCGGAGGAGGCGGAGCTCGCCGAGGTCCACGGGATCGGCGAGACGATCGCGGGATCGGTCCGCGCGTTCTTCGAGGACCCGACGAACCGCGAGCTGATCAAGACGCTGAAGGAGCGCGGCGTCGTGACGGACGCGCCCCAGGCGCCGGCAGGACCGAAGCCGCTCGCCGGCAAGACCTTCGTCCTCACCGGCACGCTCGCGGCGCTCAGCCGGGAGGCCGCGCGCGAGCTGATCGAGCAGCGCGGCGGTCAGGTGAAGGGCTCGGTGTCGAAGAAGATCGATTACGTCGTCGTCGGGGAGGTGCCCGGGAACAAGGCCGACGACGCCCGGCGTCTGGGGGTGACGGTGCTCGACGAGCGGCAGTTCCTCGACCTGGTGAGTCGACAATGACCAAACACGACACGGTGACTGGACGGACGGAGCCGGGTCACGCCTGGATCAGGCCACCCACGAAGTGTCGCGGCCCCGCGGTCCCCGCTACAATCATCCTCGCGGCCCTCGCGACGATGGGTTGCTTCGGCCGGACCGTCGACTCGTCGGCGCCGCTCGACATCCGGAGCCCGGGCAAGTGGACCGCGGTCGCGCCGATGCCCACGGCTCGGCAGGAGGTCGCGGCGGCGGCGCTCGGCGGGCGCCTCTTCGTGATCGGCGGCTTCGGCGGGGGTGCGGAGGCGGTCGGGACCGTCGAGGTCTACGACCCCGCCGCCGACCGCTGGGAGGCGCGTGCGCCCCTGCCCGCGCCGACGCATCACGCGGCCGCGGCCGTCCTCGACGGGCGCCTCTTCGTCGCCGGCGGGTACACGGGCCGCGCGAGCTGGACCGCGCTCAGCACCGTCTACGAGTACGACGAGGCGCGTAACTCCTGGTCCACGCGCGCGCCCCTGCGGGCGCCGCGCGGCGGGCTCGCGCTCGTCGCCCTCGCGGGCAGGCTCCACGCGGTCGGCGGGAGCGGCGACAAGGTGACCGGCGCGCACGACATCTACGACCCGGCGACCGACCGCTGGTCGGAGGCGCCGCCGCTGCCGACGCCGCGCGACCACCTCGCGGCGGTGGTGTTCCAGGGACGCCTCTGGGCCATCGGCGGGCGCGAGTCCTTCGTCGGCACGCAGCACGCGGCGGTCGAGATCTACGACCCCGCGACGGGCGGCTGGTCCACCGGCGTCCCGCTCCCCACCAGGCGCGGCGGCCTGGCCGCCGCCGTCGTCGGCGACCGGATCTTCGTCTTCGGCGGCGAGGCGCCGCTCCGCATCTTCAGCGCCAACGAGATGTTCGAGATCGCGGGCAGCCGGTGGATCGGCAAGGACGCGATGCGGACGCCGCGCCACGGCATGGGCGCGGCCACGATCGGCGGCCGGATCTACGTCGCGGGCGGCGCGACGGCGCCCGGCTTCGCGCGGACGGACGTGACCGAGGCGTACGCGCCGTGAGGGCCGCCGCGCTCGCCCTGGCGGCGGCGCTCCTCGCCGCGGCGGGCGCGCCGCCGGGCGCCGACGCCGACACCGCGCGCGAGGAGGCGCTCCGCGCGCTCGCCACGGCGCGCAACGCCGAGGCCCGCCGCCAGGCGGCGCGCTGGCTCGGCGACCACGGGCTCATGGACGACGCGCCCACCCTCGTCACGGCGCTGCGCGACGCGGACCCGCTCGTCCGCGCGCTCGCCGAGAGCGCGCTCTGGCGGGTGTGGAGCCGCTCGGGCGACGAGGCGGTGGACCGGCTCCTGGCGGTCGGCATCGAACAGATGAACGCGCAGCAGGGCGACGCCGCGGTCGAGACCTTCAGCCGCGTCATCGCGCTCAAGCCGGAGTTCGCCGAGGGGTGGAACAAGCGCGCGACGGTCTACTACCTGATGGGCGAGTACGCGAAGTCGCTCGCCGACTGCGACGAGGTGATGAAGCGCAACCCCTACCACTTCGGGGCCCTCTCGGGGTACGGCATGATCTACCTGCAGCTCGAGCGGCCCGAGCGCGCCCTCGAGTACTTCGAGCGCGCCCTCGCCGTCGACCCGAACCTCCCGTCGGTCCGCGAGACCATCGAGATGCTCAAGCAGCTCCTGATCCAGCGTCGAAAGGACACGACCTGATGGACCTGATCGAGTCGCTCCGGAAGATCTCCAGCCCGAGCGTGGCCAACGGGATCGAGACGTTCAACGTCCGGCCGCGGAGCCAGGGGTTCACGT
This is a stretch of genomic DNA from Candidatus Methylomirabilota bacterium. It encodes these proteins:
- the ccmA gene encoding heme ABC exporter ATP-binding protein CcmA, whose translation is MTAEPVVRVTGLRKAFGAHRVLDGVTLDVRGGEAVALLGANGAGKTTLLRILATLTRPSRGTATVLGHDCAAAPERVRPHIGLLGHGACVYEDLTALENLRFWTALQGLRTDGAALAGALAAVELERFAGERVRTLSAGMKRRLAIARLVLARPRVLLLDEPFAGLDQRAKKWLEGFLEGLKVAGAAMLMAGHSFGRELAVADRIVVLAAGAIALDTPRGALDADEIARLYRQHAEEGA
- a CDS encoding heme exporter protein CcmB, producing MSFARRAWVVLWKDLLVERRSKETLNGLAFFALLLLFVFQFTLGADRERLAATLPGLLWLGFVLAGLLGLGRTFVLERENDCWDALLLAPGDKSAIYAGKLAGNVLLMLAVEAMLLGLFTVFFNVDLTAALPALSVVVALGTLGLAAVGTLFAAMTAQVRARELLFPVLLLPVQVPVLLGSVKATEAILLGEPLSAVAHWLKLLAAADVVYVVAGLLTFDFLLES
- the ccmC gene encoding heme ABC transporter permease CcmC, with the protein product MTTALGWLAAAGILAGLVMGFAVAPREATQGNVQRIMYLHVPSVWVAYVAFAVVFAASIVYLARRSAAADRVAHASAELGVLFTGLTIATGSIWGKPTWGTWWTWDARLTSVAILFVMYVGYLLLRGTLEEPERAARSAAVLGIVAALNIPLVHFSVYWWRTLHQPPSLMKPGGSSMPRAIVAALLVNFAAFSLLYLYFLARRVRVLRLEAEAAA
- a CDS encoding cytochrome c maturation protein CcmE; the protein is MTRKAKFVAGGAVIAAALGYMIYAGVTQSAVYFVTPSELVAAPVVGKAYRLGGMVEAGSLRWEPRALDLSFTLGDGKATVPVRHKGTPPDLFGEGRGAVVEGSWTADGYFRASLILAKHSEEYKAPHDGDGTKYQELMRTLKGAER
- a CDS encoding heme lyase CcmF/NrfE family subunit; its protein translation is MIPELGSAAAIVALALALWGAAAAAAGAGTGRPALVLSAQHAALGVFVLVTACFALLSYAFLAFDFSVRYVAMNTNLGTPFYYRITGVWGALEGSIILWTWLLALYTLVVILRHRESARELYPWVLAVMLSVMAFFLLVITVAAPPFARLTPAPADGRGLNPLLEDTGMITHPVALYLGFTGVTVPFAFALAALITGRVGDTWITLTRRWTIVAWYFLSLGLLIGGWWSYHVLGWGGYWAWDPVENAAFMPWLTATAFLHSVMVQERRRMLKLWNLALVILTFGLTLFGTFLTRSGVIASVHAFTQGTIGAFFLGFLALVLLTALGLLAWRWDALGAQGELDSVVSRESAFLLNNVLLVAAAFTVFFGTVFPLLAEAVRGVKVSVGAPFFNQVNVPLFLALIFLMGVGPLIAWRRASPDNLRRNFLWPVAAGVAAAAFFWALGVRSALAVLTLTLTVFVAATIAVDFSRATRARLRTGERLLPAMGGLLRRHNRRYGGFVVHLGVLLVTLGVTGSQAWSVQTETTLRRGEHAELAGYRVRFDGLSASEESNHFKVAGAFTVSNGRVLGVLRPAKKFYPQEQSPIAGVDYRLGLREDVYLVLGDFARDGSHATVKLQVNRLVSWIWIGGGVLTLGAGLAILPERKKPA
- a CDS encoding TlpA disulfide reductase family protein; the encoded protein is MRWLIPLSAVPVLALLAYGFRVNPREAPSPLVGRPAAVFALQTFEGAPLALEAQRGKVVVLNFWASWCYPACYEEAPVLERNWRAYRDRGVVVIGVDIQDTPEAARKFVRDFSLSFPNARDTTGRVSVDYGVYGVPETFFIDRRGRIRAKHVGGVTDETFRTNVETLLAEPTG
- a CDS encoding cytochrome c-type biogenesis protein CcmH, with translation MSARGAALGLALALAVAVAVAAGAAAQAPTRRVTEQQVHDVAAQLRCVVCQTLSVADSPSEMASQMRAIVRERLEAGEPPERVVQFFVDRYGEWILLAPPRRGFTLLVWAAPVVAVAAGLLLAAVLLARWTRRRRAAPAAPPVVDPAMRERIRRELESGP
- a CDS encoding tetratricopeptide repeat protein translates to MTATLVAIVAIGLPAVAFTLWPLVGRRGRTRGLLPLPPDRRQELLEEKRAALAALRELGFEHESGHIGDDDYAGLRARYESEAARVLTELDRLGPGEPARPPVHADGPARRSAWRRPAALGAAGVLLLAFGIVLGAGIARHTEPDQAVSVAMPGSRPLATLGPEPSPGPGAPGGGAARGLTPEMLQGMLSAARQSLFAGRYGEAIAAYQAILKRDPKNVDAMTHLGLIVAIGGHADTALETFDKALAIDPSYPPALLYRGQVLYEAKKDTAGAIKAWEKFLAVSPPGEDRERGARLIQDARAKR
- a CDS encoding metal-dependent transcriptional regulator; this encodes MRTSSSVRGKRGAPGTTASVQDYLAAIYDLASSGRPVIGARLAKHMAVSAPAVTESVQRLTRAGYVRVGRGKELTLTTKGRQIAEVMARRHRLLERWLTDTLGLNWTDAHEEAHRLEHALSPRVEDRLAELLGMPSTCPHGNPIPGMAKPTRVEPFPLAQAREGTTVVVERITEEAEADKKLLEHLWKHDVRPGRRLKITEVALPAETITAASDGQTITLGLRAAAKIWVYVPTA
- the ligA gene encoding NAD-dependent DNA ligase LigA, coding for MTRAEAAQRIAELRERIHHHDYLYYVEARPEVSDAEYDRLMRELRELEAAFPDLVTDDSPTQRVAGVPTDVFKPVEHQLAMLSLDNATDPEDLREFEARLQRALPGTRFAYVCEPKIDGLGVALLYERGRFVRGATRGDGRVGEDVTPNLKTIRSIPMVLRGALAEVDRLEVRGEVFMPRAEFAKLNRALEEAGESTFANPRNAAAGAVRQKDPAVTARRPLDIFLYHVSRADALGFQTYRDTLEAMRAAGLKTNPRAERRETLDEVIEYCARLERDRDALGYDADGVVVKVDALDHQRRLGSTTHHPRWAIAFKFAARQATTVVEAIEVGVGKTGILTPVAKLQPVELAGVVIRNVSLHNEDEIRKKDVRVGDTVLIERAGDVIPYVVQVVTAKRPPGAAPYAFPTRCPKCGGVAFRPEGEAYWRCMNSACPAQLKERLRHFGSRRAMDIEHLGERVVEQLVEKGLVSDFADLYTLTVAEVSELERQGEKSAENLIRAIAASRDQGLARLLNALGIRLVGERVAQLLAARFGSLERIAAAEEAELAEVHGIGETIAGSVRAFFEDPTNRELIKTLKERGVVTDAPQAPAGPKPLAGKTFVLTGTLAALSREAARELIEQRGGQVKGSVSKKIDYVVVGEVPGNKADDARRLGVTVLDERQFLDLVSRQ
- a CDS encoding galactose oxidase is translated as MGCFGRTVDSSAPLDIRSPGKWTAVAPMPTARQEVAAAALGGRLFVIGGFGGGAEAVGTVEVYDPAADRWEARAPLPAPTHHAAAAVLDGRLFVAGGYTGRASWTALSTVYEYDEARNSWSTRAPLRAPRGGLALVALAGRLHAVGGSGDKVTGAHDIYDPATDRWSEAPPLPTPRDHLAAVVFQGRLWAIGGRESFVGTQHAAVEIYDPATGGWSTGVPLPTRRGGLAAAVVGDRIFVFGGEAPLRIFSANEMFEIAGSRWIGKDAMRTPRHGMGAATIGGRIYVAGGATAPGFARTDVTEAYAP
- a CDS encoding tetratricopeptide repeat protein, which encodes MRAAALALAAALLAAAGAPPGADADTAREEALRALATARNAEARRQAARWLGDHGLMDDAPTLVTALRDADPLVRALAESALWRVWSRSGDEAVDRLLAVGIEQMNAQQGDAAVETFSRVIALKPEFAEGWNKRATVYYLMGEYAKSLADCDEVMKRNPYHFGALSGYGMIYLQLERPERALEYFERALAVDPNLPSVRETIEMLKQLLIQRRKDTT